The Rhodothermus marinus DSM 4252 DNA segment CCATCATCTCGACGGAGATTTTCGCGGGAATGCCCACCGCAATCGTCGCATACCGGGGCTCGGCGTTCATCGCCACCACGTCGCTCACGTTGACCGCGATGGCCTTGTAGCCCAGATGCTCCATGGGTGTCATCAGGCGGTCGAAGTGCACGCCTTCGAGCAGCGCGTCGGTCGTGATGACGTGCACGGTCTCCTCGTCGGGTAGGCGATAGACGGCCGCATCGTCGCCGATGCCCATGATCAGATCGGGATCCGACAGATCCGCGACGATCGTCTGCAGACGGTCGATCAGACCGAATTCGCCGACTTCGTTGATCGGTGTAAAGGTTTCGCTCATGGTCGTTTCGGGTCAGGCGGGAAGGCAGAGCTTGCCGAGCAGGGTCGGTCGGCGTGCCCCGGTCACGCTCGGAAGGTTCGTGGGCACGCCGTTCAGCAGCTCATGCGCCAGAACGGCAAAACAACACGCTTCCTTGGCGTCGGGATCCAGGCCGTAGTCGGACACCGAGCGTACCGGGATCGGCGAAAAGTACCGTTCGAGCAGCGCCATCAGCGTGCGGTTGTGCACGCCCCCGCCCGAGACGATCAGCACGTCGAAGGGATGAATTTCCCGCACATAGCGGGCATAGGCCTGATAGACCGAGGCGGCCGTCAGCGCCGTCAGCGTGGCGATCTGGTCGTGCGGGTCGGTCACGCCCAGCGCCTCGGCCTTCTCTAAAAAAGCCGCGAGAAATGCCTCGCCGAAGTATTCGCGGCCGGTGGACTTCGGCGGGGGCTTGAGAAAGTAGGGATCGTAGAGCAGTTCGGCGAGCAGGCTTTCGTCGGGGCGTCCCTGCGCGGCATAGCGGCCGTCCGGGTCGTAGGGCGCGCCGAAGTGTCGCTGCGCAAGCGCATCGATGAGCATGTTGCCCGGACCGGTATCGAAGGCGCGGACGTCTTCGGGGCGGGCATCGGCCGGCAGGACGGTCAGGTTGGCGATCCCGCCGATGTTGAGCAGGCCGCGCGTCTCCGTCGGGTGCGTGAAGTACACGTAGTCGAAGTAAGGTACGAGCGGGGCCCCCTGCCCGCCCAGCGCCATGTCGGCCTGACGGAAGTCGCCCACCACGGGCACGCCCAGCAGGTTGGCCAGCACCGACGGATCGCCGATCTGCAACGTGGTCGTCACGGCCGCGCCGGCACACTCGGTGGGCTCCGGAATGTGGTGAACGGTCTGGCCGTGCACCCCGACGAGGTCGAGCATCTCCCGAGATCGTCCGGCCTGCTCCAGCACGGCTTCGACGGCTTCGGCGTAGAGCTGCGCCAGCCGGGCGTTCAGCAGCGCCAGCTCCCGCACCGACGACGTTTCGGGCAGGCTGTTACGCAAAAGCAGCGTGCGGAGCGCTTCGGGAAACGGGCGGTGGATGAACGCTTCCAGCGAAAGGTGCAGGTTACGGCCGCTCCCTTCCAGATATACCAGCGCCGCATCGATACCGTCCAGCGAAGTGCCGCTCATCAGACCCACGACACGGCGGCCGGTGCTCCGCCAGAGCCGTTGCCAGCGTTCCGGGATGCTCATGGGCTGGCCTGCCCGGCTGCTTTTTCGCGCATTTTCGCGGCCTGTTCGCGGTAGTGGGCCGCCTTTTCGGGATGCTGCAGCGCCAGTTTTTCGTAGACGCGGGCCGCTTCTTCGAACTGTTGCTGCGCGGCGTAGATGAGCGCCAGCGTCTCCGAAACCAGGTCGTCCACGTCGTCCTCCAGCTCCGGCGGCGGGATGTCGTCCAGGTCGGGCCGTGGTTCGATGCGGGCCGACTCCAGTTCGGCGATCAGCCGATCCAGGTCCAGATCGTCCGGAGCGGGCCGGGCTGGTTCGGCCGAAGACGCAGCGGCGGGGTCATCGTCCGGCTGCGAGGCGCGACCGGCCGCACGGGCCAGTTCCTGCAGCGGATCCGGCAACGAGACCGACGGATCGGCCGCTTCTGCCGTCGTAACGGACTGCACCACCCGGCGAAGCGCCGCCCGGATTCCATCCTGCACAACGGGACTATCGGGCAGCCAGAACGCCGCGCGTTGCCACACGGTCAGCGCCTCGTCCCAGCGGTCCACGGTCTGCAGCGCACGGGCCAGCAATACCTGCACGGCGCCCCAGGCCGGAAATTGCTCGGCCAGCTGGTAGAGCGTGGGGAGCACCTCGCGCGCCTCTCCGGCGTCGATCCGTCGGGCAATGTCCCTCAGTTCGGGAAGCGGCATGGTTTCGGTGGTCAGGATGGCGGACGCAATCGCTTCGATACCCGCAGGCAACCCTGAAAGATACAATGATTTTCTGTCGGTTACCAGTTAGAGGTAGCCGCCGTGAAGATGTCGTCGGCCAGATTGCGAAGCACCAGCCGGGCCGTTTCTTCCTCACCGGCCAGTCCCTGCGCTATCGGATCGTACTCCTCGAAGGCCGAAAAACTCCGCGCCAGCAACACCTGATCGTTAACCTGATCCACGTAGCGCACCGTGACGGTGATGGTCACCCGGTTACGCTCGGCACGCTCGGCCCCGCCGACGGCCGTGGGCTCGTTCGTATAGCGATCGATGCGTACTTCCAGCAGCGCATCGGCCGCCTCCGGATCGGGCTCGAGCGTCAGCCGCGTCTGGTTCACGAAGCGCTCGATGAGCAGTTCGGTGAGTTGCTGGTCCAGGTTGGTGAACGGGCTGTTGCTCCGATCTTCGACCAGCGGGATGGCGATGGTCTGCAAATGGGATGGAATGGCGGCGCCGGTGAAGCTGTAGTAGGCACACCCGCCGAGCGCCAGCCACCCGATCCACCACAGCCATACCCACCGCTTATACGATTTCTTGGATATCATGGTGCAGCGGGTTCTCATGACCCCCTCCGTCGCTTCGCGACAGCTCCCCCTGACAGGGGGGCTGTGTTTACGGGCTACGGCTGGCGGTGGAGCCAGGCGCTTGCGCGTGTTGCAGCGTCGAGGCGTTCTCTCTTGTGCTTCCCCCTCCCTGCCAGGGAGGGGGCCGGGGGGAGGGTGGCTCTGATGGTTCCGAGCGTCGCTCATTCTGGGCTTGTGCTGGAAGCACGTTGCGGTACGCCCGTGCTTTCTCACATGCACGATGATTTCTCAGAAATCGTATTACAGCGCCTCATCGATCTCCTTCAGCTTGCGGTAAAGGGTACGCTCGCTGATGCCCAGCGCCCGGGCGGCCTGCCGCCGGTTGCCGCCGTAGCGTTTGAGCGCCTCGACGATCAGCATGCGCTCGGCCTCGGCCAGCGTGGGCAACCGTTCGCCGTTCAGCAGGCCGGAAGCCGATGACTGCTCGGCCGTTTTCTGCTCGCTCCGGTCGGTGGACGCTTCCGCCCGGTTTTCCGGCTCCGGCTCCCACCGATCGGGCGTTTCGACCGGCTCGAAGTCCAGCTCCTCTTCGAAGGGAACGTCTTCCACGAAGTCCACATCCTCGGCCTCCGTCCAGGAAGGCGACGGGCGGAAGGCCGGTTCTTCGGACGGAGCCGGGAGCTGCTCGGGCCGCCGCACCTGGCCGGAGACCAGCCGATGCAGCAGCGCCTTGATCTCGTGCATGTCGAGCCGGAGCTCCAGCAGCAACCGGTAGATCAGCTCGCGTTCCCGGGGATCGCCGCCGTGCTCCGACGCGCGGCTGACCGGCATCAGGCTACGGCCGGCACTCACGCCCCGCAGCAGTGGCCGCAGGTCTTCGGCCGTGATGGTGGTCTTAGTCAGGAGCACGGCCACCTGCTCGGCCACGTTGCGCAGCTCGCGCACGTTGCCCGGCCAGTGGTAGCGGAGCAGCAGCTGGCGGGCGCTTTCGTCCAGCCGGCGTAGCGGTGTGCCGTAGCGCTGGGCCGCCCGGTGCAGGAAGTATTCAAACAGCGGGATGATGTCTTCGCGGCGCTCGCGCAGCGGCGGAATCTCGATGATGACCGTGCTGATGCGGTAGTACAGATCCTCCCGAAAGTGTCCGGCGCGGACGGCCTTCGCCAGGTCCTTGTTCGTCGCCGCAATGATACGCACGTCGGTTTTGATGGGACGGCTGGAGCCCACCCGCGTGAACTCTCCGGTCTCCAGCACGCGCAGCAGCCGCACCTGGGCGGCCAGCGGCATCTCGCCGATTTCATCCAGAAAGATGGTGCCGCCGTCGGCCTCTTCGAAGTACCCCTTGCGGCGCTCGACGGCGCCGGTGTAGGCGCCCTTTTCGGCACCGAACAGCTCGGATTCGATCAGGCCCTCCGGAATCGCCCCGCAGTTGACGATCACGAAGGGCCCGTGGCGGCGCGGACTCATCCCGTGAATGGCATGCGCGATCAGCTCTTTGCCCACGCCACTTTCGCCCTGCAGCAGCACGGTGATGTCCGTGCGGGCGACCATCCGGGCGCGGTCGATCACGTTCCGGATGGCCGCCGATTGCCCGACGATCCCAAAGCGTTGCTGAATGGCTTCTCGATCCATGGCTTAAAAGGGCACGCCGCAGGCTTGTTCGGTTACGTTTCCGGGAAAGCGTCGACATTTATCTCCAGACTGGCCGTCCGGGCCAACCGTTCCCGTGTCCGGATAATACAAAACGATGTCGCCGGAAATGGTTACAGCCCGGTAAAAGACCGACATGCCGCTCAGATCAGGGCCGGTTCTGTGTGGGCCGATTCGGCCAGCGTCGTGCGTCCCAGCGGCTCGCCGAAGAGCGTGGCCGACGTGCAGTCGGTGATGCGCACGCGCACATAGTCGCCGGGACGGAAGTCATGGCGGTCGAAGACCACCATTTTGTTCGTATCGGTACGCCCGCAGAGCTGCTCCGGGCTTCGCTTGCTGGGGCCTTCCACCAGCACCGTGTGCACGCGGCCGATCTCCTTGCGGTTGTTCTCCAGCGAGATGCGCGTCTGCAGTTCGATAATCTCCTGCAGCCGCCGCTTTTTCACCTCCAGCGGCACGTCGTCTTTGTACTTGCGGGCGGCATAGGTGCCGGGCCGCTCCGAGTACATGAACATGTAAGCGTGGTCGAAGCGGACTTCTTCCAGGAGCGAGAGCGTATCCCGGTGTTCCTCTTCGGTCTCCCCGCAGAAGCCTGCGATGATGTCGGTCGAGAGCGAGATGCCCGGCACGATGCGACGCGCCCGCTCCACCAGCGCCAGGTACTGCTCGCGCGTGTAGGTGCGGCGCATGCGACGGAGCACGTCGGTGTTGCCGTGCTGCACGGGCAGGTGGATGTAGTTGCACACGTTGTGCCGCTCGCGGTGCACGTGCAGCAACTCGTCGGAGCAGTCCTTGGGATGGCTCGTCGAGTAGCGCACGCGCAGTTCCGGCGAGATCAGACTGACGCGGTAGAGCAGTTCCGGGAAGGTGACAACGGTACCGTTTTCCGTGTAGCGGTACGAGTTGACGTTCTGGCCCAGGACGGTCACCTCCCGGTAGCCTTCCTCCACCAGGCGGGCACATTCGTCCAGAATGCTCTGCACGGGGCGGCTGCGCTCACGTCCGCGCGTGAAGGGCACCACGCAGAAGGCGCACATGTTATCGCAGCCGCGCATGATCGACACGTAGGCCGTCACCCCGTTCGAGTCGTAGCGCACCGGGGCGATGTCGGCGTAGGTCTCTTCGCGCGAGAGCTGGACGTTGACGGCCGCCTGGCCGGTCGTTTCGGCCTCTTCCAGCAGACGCGGCAGGTCGCGGTAGGCGTCGGGTCCTACGACCAGATCGACGAGCTGCTCCTCTTCCAGCAGCTTGTGCCGCAGGCGCTCGGCCATGCAGCCCAGCACGCCGATGCGCAGGCCGGGCCGCTGCTTCCGCTTATGCGCCCGGAAGATGTCGAGCCGGTGCCGGACCTTCTGCTCGGCGTTTTCCCGGATGGCGCACGTGTTGAGCAGCACGACGTCGGCCTGCTCCGGGTCGCGCGTCAGCCCGTAGCCGTGCGCGCGCAGAATGGCCGCTACGATCTCCGAGTCGGAGACGTTCATCTGGCAGCCGTACGTCTCGATGTACACCTTGCGCGCTCCCTCCGCCTCCTCGGCCGTCAGCTTGGGCGCGTCCAGATCGTCGAGAATTTCCAGGTCCTGAATCAGGTTCATAACCCACCGCGTCTTAAGCGCTTTCCAGCGGGGAAGATGAACGCAGGGCGACGGCCTTCGGGTCCCGGCCGTGCGTCAGCCAGCCGATCACATATTTGCCGATCATGTCGAATTCGAGATTGACCGGCGTGCCCGGCTGCCAGGTCGAAACGTTCGTCTTCCGGAACGTGTGGGGGATGATGGCCACCGTAAGTGTTTCCTCTTCGAGGCGGGCCACGGTCAGGCTGATGCCGTCGATCGCAATGGAGCCGGTGGGAATCAGGTACGGGCGAAACGCCCGGGGAAAGCGGATGCGGTAAAGGCGATCGGTTTCCTCCACCTCGACGGACACCACCTCGCCGGTGGTATCAACATGGCCCTGCACGAAGTGGCCGTCCAACCGGCCGTCGGCGGGCAGTGCCCGTTCCAGGTTGACGGGCATGCCGTCGGTCAGGCGTCCCAGCGTCGTCTTGCGCAGCGTCTCTTCCACCACTTCGACGGTGAACGTCTGCGCATCGGCCGCTACCACGGTCAGACAGACCCCGTTGACGGCCACGCTCTGGTCAGGACGTAACGCGCCGGCAAAATTTGCCCGGATCGTCAGCCGTCGTCCGCCGCCCAGCGGATCAATCCGGGCAATCTGCCCCACTTCTTCGATGATACCGGTAAACATTGCAATCCGGGCATATTTATTGTTTGCCCTACCCGTTGTAGCGTTGGGGTACCGTAAGCGGTGGGGGAAGTTTCGGGTGCATGTTTACCTGCCGGATAGATCAGTTTATCGTGCACGATGTCGAACGCGATTCCTGAATATATCTACGAAAGTGTCCGTTCGTTGCCACCGCTACCGGCCGCCGTCGAACGCCTGCTGGCCATGTCGCGGGAGCCGGAGGTAGATTTTCGGAAAGTATCGCAGGTCATCGAGTCGGATCCGGCGCTGACCGCCCGCATTCTTCGGGCGGCCAACTCGGCCTTCTATGGCGTTTCGCGGCGCGTGCAGACGGTGCGGCAGGCCGTCGTGCTACTGGGCCACGAAGTGGTGATCAACCTGGCGCTGGGCGTTTCGGTGCTCAACCTGAAGCGCAACCTGCTCAAGCAGTGGCCCGGAGATCCGGCCGCCTTCTGGCGCCATAGCCTGAGCGTAGCCCTGATGGCCCGCGAGCTGGCCCGCCAGCTCAAGCTGACCGACACCGAAGGCGCCTTCGTGGCGGGACTGCTGCACGACATCGGCAAACTGGTGCTGCTTTCCCACCACGGGGTCGTGTACGCGCAGACGCTGCTGGCCGCCCGCCAGAGTTCCGATCCGCTCTACCTGCTGGAACGCGAACTGTTTGAAGTGGACCACGCCGCCGCCGGCTATGCGCTGTGCCAGCACTGGAACCTGCCCGAAGCGCTGGCGCAGGCCGTCGCCGAACACCACGCCGACGAGCCGCCCGCCAGTGGCACCATTGCCGAACTCGTCTACGACGCCAACGAACTGATCAAACGGCTGGGACTGGGCGACAGCGGCAACGCCTTTACCACGCTTCGGACCGGTCCGCTACCGCCGCATCGCCGCCTCACGTTCGACCGCCTGCAGGAGCTTGTCCGGCAACTTATCTCCGAACTGGAACACACCGAAGCCATCCTGGAAGGCCCCTCCCACCGGGATACGCTCCCCACGCTTCCGGCCCGCTCGCGCGGAACGGTCCACCTGCATCTGCGCGATCCTCAGATGGTTGACCTGCTGCGCGTGGTGCTCTGGGCGATGGGTTACGAAGCCGTCGTGATCGGCGACGCCGAGTCTTCTCCGGCTTCCTCCCCCCGTCTGCTGGGACTGATCGCCGACACGTCGATTCCGGCCACGCGGCGCTTTGCCTACGAGCAGCACGGCATTCCGGTGCTGACCGAGCTGTTTCCGCCGCATACGCCGCACGTGGACCTTGCTGCGCTGCGTCGGCGGCTGGTGCAGGCCTTCAATCACCAGACCACCGCAGCCTCCTGAGCATCAGCCCGCGCGGCTATAGCCCAGAAACAGCAGGTCTTCGCCGACCTCCACCCATCGATGCGCCTCGAAGCGTGGTCCTTCGTCCACCGCGCGCACGCCCAGATCGTTCAGCAGCGGCACGCCCTCTCCGAAAAGACGCGGCGCGATGAACAGGAAAAAGCGATCGACCAGCCCCTGCCGGAACAGCGCCGTGGCCAGACGAGGACCGGCCTCGACGAGCAGGGATTGCAGGGGGCGGCCGTCAGGCCCGCCTTCGCGTCCCAGTCGTTCCAGCAGGGCCTCCAGATCGAGGTGTCCATCCCGAAGCGGGAGCGTCCAGA contains these protein-coding regions:
- a CDS encoding anhydro-N-acetylmuramic acid kinase, giving the protein MSIPERWQRLWRSTGRRVVGLMSGTSLDGIDAALVYLEGSGRNLHLSLEAFIHRPFPEALRTLLLRNSLPETSSVRELALLNARLAQLYAEAVEAVLEQAGRSREMLDLVGVHGQTVHHIPEPTECAGAAVTTTLQIGDPSVLANLLGVPVVGDFRQADMALGGQGAPLVPYFDYVYFTHPTETRGLLNIGGIANLTVLPADARPEDVRAFDTGPGNMLIDALAQRHFGAPYDPDGRYAAQGRPDESLLAELLYDPYFLKPPPKSTGREYFGEAFLAAFLEKAEALGVTDPHDQIATLTALTAASVYQAYARYVREIHPFDVLIVSGGGVHNRTLMALLERYFSPIPVRSVSDYGLDPDAKEACCFAVLAHELLNGVPTNLPSVTGARRPTLLGKLCLPA
- the lptE gene encoding LptE family protein codes for the protein MISKKSYKRWVWLWWIGWLALGGCAYYSFTGAAIPSHLQTIAIPLVEDRSNSPFTNLDQQLTELLIERFVNQTRLTLEPDPEAADALLEVRIDRYTNEPTAVGGAERAERNRVTITVTVRYVDQVNDQVLLARSFSAFEEYDPIAQGLAGEEETARLVLRNLADDIFTAATSNW
- a CDS encoding sigma-54 interaction domain-containing protein, which codes for MDREAIQQRFGIVGQSAAIRNVIDRARMVARTDITVLLQGESGVGKELIAHAIHGMSPRRHGPFVIVNCGAIPEGLIESELFGAEKGAYTGAVERRKGYFEEADGGTIFLDEIGEMPLAAQVRLLRVLETGEFTRVGSSRPIKTDVRIIAATNKDLAKAVRAGHFREDLYYRISTVIIEIPPLRERREDIIPLFEYFLHRAAQRYGTPLRRLDESARQLLLRYHWPGNVRELRNVAEQVAVLLTKTTITAEDLRPLLRGVSAGRSLMPVSRASEHGGDPRERELIYRLLLELRLDMHEIKALLHRLVSGQVRRPEQLPAPSEEPAFRPSPSWTEAEDVDFVEDVPFEEELDFEPVETPDRWEPEPENRAEASTDRSEQKTAEQSSASGLLNGERLPTLAEAERMLIVEALKRYGGNRRQAARALGISERTLYRKLKEIDEAL
- the miaB gene encoding tRNA (N6-isopentenyl adenosine(37)-C2)-methylthiotransferase MiaB produces the protein MNLIQDLEILDDLDAPKLTAEEAEGARKVYIETYGCQMNVSDSEIVAAILRAHGYGLTRDPEQADVVLLNTCAIRENAEQKVRHRLDIFRAHKRKQRPGLRIGVLGCMAERLRHKLLEEEQLVDLVVGPDAYRDLPRLLEEAETTGQAAVNVQLSREETYADIAPVRYDSNGVTAYVSIMRGCDNMCAFCVVPFTRGRERSRPVQSILDECARLVEEGYREVTVLGQNVNSYRYTENGTVVTFPELLYRVSLISPELRVRYSTSHPKDCSDELLHVHRERHNVCNYIHLPVQHGNTDVLRRMRRTYTREQYLALVERARRIVPGISLSTDIIAGFCGETEEEHRDTLSLLEEVRFDHAYMFMYSERPGTYAARKYKDDVPLEVKKRRLQEIIELQTRISLENNRKEIGRVHTVLVEGPSKRSPEQLCGRTDTNKMVVFDRHDFRPGDYVRVRITDCTSATLFGEPLGRTTLAESAHTEPALI
- a CDS encoding riboflavin synthase, producing the protein MFTGIIEEVGQIARIDPLGGGRRLTIRANFAGALRPDQSVAVNGVCLTVVAADAQTFTVEVVEETLRKTTLGRLTDGMPVNLERALPADGRLDGHFVQGHVDTTGEVVSVEVEETDRLYRIRFPRAFRPYLIPTGSIAIDGISLTVARLEEETLTVAIIPHTFRKTNVSTWQPGTPVNLEFDMIGKYVIGWLTHGRDPKAVALRSSSPLESA
- a CDS encoding HDOD domain-containing protein; this translates as MSNAIPEYIYESVRSLPPLPAAVERLLAMSREPEVDFRKVSQVIESDPALTARILRAANSAFYGVSRRVQTVRQAVVLLGHEVVINLALGVSVLNLKRNLLKQWPGDPAAFWRHSLSVALMARELARQLKLTDTEGAFVAGLLHDIGKLVLLSHHGVVYAQTLLAARQSSDPLYLLERELFEVDHAAAGYALCQHWNLPEALAQAVAEHHADEPPASGTIAELVYDANELIKRLGLGDSGNAFTTLRTGPLPPHRRLTFDRLQELVRQLISELEHTEAILEGPSHRDTLPTLPARSRGTVHLHLRDPQMVDLLRVVLWAMGYEAVVIGDAESSPASSPRLLGLIADTSIPATRRFAYEQHGIPVLTELFPPHTPHVDLAALRRRLVQAFNHQTTAAS